In Pseudophryne corroboree isolate aPseCor3 chromosome 2, aPseCor3.hap2, whole genome shotgun sequence, the sequence tgaatgaaggtgtttgcatgtttatttagccaataacatgttttattttgtgttttaaaataacttacgttagatgtttgaaatgtttaaggtaaaaaatgtttgttctgcaatctgctgttcctttattgcattaataaataataaagagcCGCTGAAGTATTTAAATTTagtagtttatttattttttttactgtaaaaatgataatatcctttttttttttttttttttaaatcacaaaattAACAAAATTTTTCCATTGCGTCCACAAGACCCAACAAGGCCTGGAGATGGAGCCTCATGTTGGAAACAATCTCCTGCaacgatgtgggatctccaacggcaacatctgaaattaagagataacataaacattactaacttactcacattgcttattatccaagcaaggcacaaagcacactttaatgcaggcaggtccaaactgcatccctcaagcttgtgtgaaactacatataccagcatgcgttgactcagttttggggccagggaatgccaaacctgtgtcagggcatgctgggatgtgtagtttctcaacagttgcagttgcgcagtttggacaggcctgcttaatggcaaagttgatacatcatggctgttttatggtacaatcattagcagaaaaacacacaagcctgctcaggcttTTTTTGTTACTTATTACAGTTTTCTtgaccatgggctacatttactactatgtgagttcattttaagatgtagcgtcgcccaaacaagccaaaataagattagtatcttgtagaagtggttccccaattgtaaagattaattgtattggttgttatgggcgacatcccatgttaaagataacttccatcttcgtcactgttacaccatgttggcattcattctcatcttttttttatttttattttttaaggggtttggtcctgcctcatcacactgcatatcaacatcttcagaaggccaacatatcatagcattcccacactccctgaaagctgcccttactaaataagtgcaaacaggtttgacttgaacaattagtcattttgtgaatgtaactttcacaccacaaatcagtgtgtcattaggctgcataacaaagtgaagcatgtgatttgtaagtgcaaatattaagactacacaggcacaagtgtaaaagaccaacaacatactaaactccactcaggtctaactgtttaccagaaaatctaacacatataaaccctgttgtcctggcaaccctggctacctaatgagtgtcaacctagagtggacacacaaaacattgcacacatacacactgtacatataatgacactcacaaatatgtaaaggcaacatgtacaccatgaagaaaaacacaaatatttgtccttgtccaagaattcaaacagtacaacactgcatgttttgtcattgtaagtgtaagtgggtaataattTGTTAACATTTTTTCaaaaacttactttccacggcaacatgaagactccctgaacggtcttcaggggcttcctctgcccattcactgggtggggatgttggctggatgggggaaggcggctggatgggggaaggaggagggattggggaaggaggagggattggggaaggaggagggattggggaaggaggctggatgggggaaggaggctggatttggactgcaatttcagagggggggtctgattgagagggcgaggggggcggagagaaagttaatgcaatagagggtgaggggggttgagatggtgatgtagaagttgaaggagaaggggtatgggaaggaggagaaggggtcccagaaagagatggagaggtgtggtgagaaggggagtggaaagtggagtgggccagggaagctgatggggactgggaagatgagggggactgggaagatgagggggactgggaagctgagggggactgggaagctgagggggagtgggactgggaaggggagggggactgtgaaggggagggggagtgagaaggggagggggactgggaaggggaagggggcggagagttgtgccgttgttgttgtcctataatgatattATTGACAACATTTAGTTTACATGAGAAATTACACAGTAAACACTTTGAATTAtcaatgttctgttccatgtaaaattcaGTGTTTATAAAAATagaaaagcaaacatgttaagatcctcttcatgttggccacagcaaacaaaatgagtccaaacttttactttgaagctcattccttaatctagtccacaggttctcaaactcggtcctcaggaccccacacagtgcatgttttgcaggtctcctcacagaatcacaaatgaaataattagctccacctgtggatcttttaaaatgtgtcagtgagtaattaatacacctgtgcacttgctgggttacctgcaaaacatgcactgtgtggggtcctgaggaccgagtttgagaacccctgatctagtccattgagtcatagtgattggtctaggcaacatcaccagatcactattcaaggcaccttattatatagccagcactgatcaagtatttgtgtacagtttcctggctggttcttatttcttgaaaacatgcacttgtttggtgacagtttgctacagtcagtactgtttgccctaaccacacacactgtcctattttccaaaaaaggacactcaaggttgcaattagcctaccacttagtgtaaattgtgggtaattccaaggggattacagcaggaatATAGTTTGCAATTggccagaaccatgtgcactgcaggggaggcagatataacatgtgcagagagagttagatttgggtggcttattttattctgtgcagggtaaatacaggctgctttattttaacactgcaaattattttgcagattgaacacaccccacccaaatcttactctctctgcacatgttacatatgcttcccctgcagtgcacatggtttagcccaattgttcactaaattcctgctgcaatcaacttggaatttcccccattagcacaatttatgctaataatcttatgtaatgtaacttacttcgtgtatgcatagttcggatttgctggcggatctccgccaacagatcgggagtcctcctgcggagatcactccacctcctctcaagttgtatgattgtccgcctgctgcggacgcgagtccgcagcaggcggcggacctccgcgtaggcctcgcgcttcacccgattggggatgaatcgcccaacgcggcctacgcggcggtccatcaccgcaaccagcacgcggagctcccgcctggtgaacggtgctgcacgcatcatggcaatggcgttttccttatttgggcatatatttatagtgtctgttagcatgtgattggtccaaaatctatgttgtcatttctaataactttattgatctttgcaatgctgtgaagagcagagtgttatttcgcacgagcggaaatacgcattcgcagaagcaaaTATTTATCATaaacaaaatttaaataaaaacacagacacagagacacagtttatttaaaattactatacatatctgtgtactcaccacagttcgtgtgatcattcagctggacagtcacaaagtgggaaacattgagtatcatttgtttgtgtgtttgtttacataatcaggatttgaggatataaaacaaataaggacactatttagcaacattacaTTATTTGGATTTCTAACTAAACATTGTAAACTTAACGTGTTTGCGGAATTTGACGCCCACAAAAATtacccattccaacacaacaaaagccttacacaatcactttacaatatcatacaaaatgtcatcattgttaaaaaaacataagcatactgtgttttaAAATTTATAAAACTAGAAAATatcaaaacactatacctgaaatattcggcaacaatccttgccctcacttggctccccctccgtgtaacactccccccaccgaaatgtcgaacaacccctggctcctcatcaggcaattcctctgcctgaggaagctctacactactccttaccgcgatattatgtagtattgcgcacaggaccactattttacttgccatctccggcgaatacatgatgtcgccaccagtgcggtggagcacacgaaaccgccctttaaggacaccaattgtgcgctccaccagctgcctagtggcagtaagcacggagttaaatgccatctgtggtcctggcctgggattacggtaaggagtcatgagccagggggtgcaaggatatccacggtctcctgttggaagaGAAGGCAaaatttagaaatattaaatttgtcAAGTTACTTTTTTTAGTAaaaaatatttgagcaacaactcacccaataaccacatgtctgctcgttgacttgatcttaatctctgccatatccctgattgtctaatgacatatgcatcatgtgaacttccagtaaattttgcattcagggaaaggatctggagggatggcccacaaacaaccattacattcagagaatgaaacagtttcctgtttctataaatttcttcattatgtcttggtggctgaatagcaacatgtgtgccatccacaaccccaataacatgtgggaagcgactaccaccttcctcaaattgccgcttcaccacatctagggcaccaacatccaaaggcatatcaatgaattgcttcacccgctttaggaaagcctggcagacacgccgcaggaccttactgaactggccctgcgacatgccaaccaggtctcccacaacatgctgatatgaggctgtagccaaaaaatgtaacactgcaaggaattgtgtcaatggtggtattgctgtaggataccgaatttcagactccagatcactctctattatggagagagtgtctaggattagatgtggtggcagcctgtatctacgcaccaccacatcatctggcataccaaaaagtaggacacgggttcggaaaattggtggcctagcacgcctccgttgccttggttgatgaggagccggctgtggttgtggggctggcggttggggtgggagtgctggcgtgggttggggaggtagggcttctgcagcaataaatattgacataacacacttttttgaaaaagaaaaaaaacgaggtgaaaaatacaaaaacaacttataaaaaatattcaaacaataaatgttgtaaaaaatgttggggaaacttactgcaggagcgtacattttttctgtgttgaattcatggccaaaatgtgaaattaataaaaattaaaaattaaaaaatatgttatttttacaaataaaaaaaaaacaaaaaaaaacatttatgagCATCAAATACATCACAAacaccaattaaaaaaacaaacaaaaataaaaaaaacatttagtagctagtccaggaaacacaaacactactttgcagatcaatcctgggaaACAAAAAATCTATTTTAGACAAAATGGAAAACAAACAGAATCACCACACTTTTAAGAAACACAAACAGCAAAccaaaacacaggccaagggcacttacctgctccaaaaaaaagaaagacttggtgttcagtagcacacccagaaaagaaatgaaaccagggatatttctcccaaaagcaaacacctacaagagaacacaaatgacagtcaaaaaacagcatacagaccattaaaactaaacaggcaccaacacaggccaagggcacttacctgctccaaaaaaaagaaagacttggtgttcagtagcacacccagaaaagaaatgaaaccagggatatttctcccaaaagcaaacacctacaagagaacacaaatgacagtcaaaaaacagcatacagaccattaaaactaaacaggcaccaacacaggccaagggcacttacctgctccaaaaaaaagaaagacttggtgttcagtagcacacccagaaaagaaatgaaaccagggatatttctcccaaaagcaaacacctacaagagaacacaaatgacagtcaaaaaacagcatacagaccattaaaactaaacaggcaccaacacaggccaagggcacttacctgctccaaaaaaaagaaagacttggtgttcagtagcacacccagaaaagaaatgaaaccagggatatttctcccaaaagcaaacacctacaagagaacacaaatgacagtcaaaaaacagcatacagaccattaaaactaaacaggcaccaacacaggccaagggcacttacctgctccaaaaaaaagaaagacttggtgttcagtagcacacccagataagaaatgaaaccagggatatttctcccaaaagcaaacacctacaagagaacacaaatgacagtcaaaaaacagcatac encodes:
- the LOC134988512 gene encoding putative nuclease HARBI1, whose amino-acid sequence is MYAPACVMSIFIAAEALPPQPTPALPPQPPAPQPQPAPHQPRQRRRARPPIFRTRVLLFGMPDDVVVRRYRLPPHLILDTLSIIESDLESEIRYPTAIPPLTQFLAVLHFLATASYQHVVGDLVGMSQGQFSKVLRRVCQAFLKRVKQFIDMPLDVGALDVVKRQFEEGGSRFPHVIGVVDGTHVAIQPPRHNEEIYRNRKLFHSLNVMVVCGPSLQILSLNAKFTGSSHDAYVIRQSGIWQRLRSSQRADMWLLGDRGYPCTPWLMTPYRNPRPGPQMAFNSVLTATRQLVERTIGVLKGRFRVLHRTGGDIMYSPEMASKIVVLCAILHNIAVRSSVELPQAEELPDEEPGVVRHFGGGSVTRRGSQVRARIVAEYFS